A single genomic interval of Bradyrhizobium sp. sBnM-33 harbors:
- a CDS encoding alpha/beta fold hydrolase, with amino-acid sequence MRQVNAGPLSIAYYEAGPADGPAVMLMHGFPYDIHSYVDVAPQLAAQGCRVIVPYLRGYGPTRFRDAATPRSGEQAAVGADMMALMDALDISRAVFAGYDWGGRAACVGAALWPERCLGLVCVNSYLIQDIANAMMPMRPEREVALWYQYYFQLERGRAGLAANRREIARILWTQWSPNWSFEEACFERTASAHDNPDYVDVVIHSYRHRFGLAEGDPQYADIQRRLATLPPITVPSITLDGADDGVAPASDGAASASKFTGRRVHRVVPRVGHNLPQEAPEAFAAAVMELVRG; translated from the coding sequence CTGCGCCAGGTCAATGCCGGCCCGCTCAGCATCGCCTATTACGAGGCAGGCCCGGCAGATGGCCCCGCCGTGATGCTCATGCATGGCTTCCCTTATGACATTCACTCCTATGTCGACGTTGCGCCGCAATTGGCCGCGCAAGGCTGCCGTGTCATTGTTCCCTATCTGCGTGGCTATGGCCCGACCCGGTTTCGCGATGCCGCAACGCCGCGCTCGGGCGAGCAGGCGGCGGTCGGCGCCGACATGATGGCGCTGATGGATGCGCTCGACATAAGCCGCGCCGTGTTCGCCGGCTATGACTGGGGTGGACGGGCGGCCTGCGTCGGCGCCGCCTTATGGCCGGAGCGCTGCCTCGGGCTCGTCTGTGTCAATTCCTATCTGATCCAGGATATTGCCAACGCGATGATGCCAATGCGCCCCGAACGCGAGGTGGCGCTGTGGTACCAGTACTACTTCCAGCTCGAGCGCGGCCGCGCCGGCCTTGCAGCCAACCGGCGCGAGATCGCCCGAATATTGTGGACGCAGTGGTCGCCGAACTGGTCGTTCGAGGAGGCCTGCTTCGAGCGGACCGCGAGCGCTCACGACAATCCCGATTACGTTGATGTGGTGATCCACAGTTATCGCCACCGCTTTGGTCTGGCTGAGGGCGATCCGCAATATGCCGACATCCAGCGCAGGCTGGCAACGCTGCCTCCGATCACCGTGCCGTCGATCACGCTGGACGGCGCCGACGATGGCGTGGCGCCCGCGAGCGATGGTGCTGCCAGCGCGTCGAAATTCACCGGCCGCCGCGTCCATCGCGTGGTGCCGCGCGTCGGGCACAATCTGCCGCAGGAAGCGCCGGAAGCTTTTGCTGCGGCTGTGATGGAGCTGGTTCGCGGATAA
- a CDS encoding Bug family tripartite tricarboxylate transporter substrate binding protein, which produces MAKRHVVAIWLASLALTPASAEEFPNRPITWVVPFAPGGITDTTSRIVAEEMSRTLGQSVVIDNRAGGGGTVGTEQVARSKPDGYTMIYGTQGTMAANVTLRKSLSYDPLTNFLPVHLVGESPNLFVAYHGAPYNSVPEFIAYAKQNPGKVTFSSSGVGTATHLVAELFKTVAGIEMQHVPYRGSAPALNDMIAGRVDVMFDYPVSVGPHIEAGKLKLLATTAPERLRAFPNVPTMAELGMKDMTTQSWSSIMVPAGTPAAVVDRLAEAAHAALTSQRVRTHFEKVGTRPMTLQKAEMIPFIEKEIKRWGDVIERAGLEKQ; this is translated from the coding sequence ATGGCAAAGCGTCACGTCGTTGCGATCTGGCTTGCATCTTTGGCACTCACACCGGCTTCAGCCGAGGAATTCCCCAACCGTCCGATCACCTGGGTCGTGCCGTTCGCACCGGGCGGCATCACCGACACGACGTCGCGCATCGTGGCCGAGGAAATGTCGAGGACGCTCGGCCAGTCCGTCGTGATCGATAACCGGGCCGGTGGTGGCGGCACCGTCGGCACCGAGCAGGTGGCGCGCTCAAAACCCGATGGCTACACGATGATCTACGGCACGCAGGGCACCATGGCGGCCAATGTCACACTGCGCAAAAGCCTATCGTATGATCCGCTCACGAATTTCCTGCCGGTGCATCTGGTCGGAGAAAGCCCGAACCTGTTCGTGGCCTATCACGGTGCGCCATATAATTCGGTGCCGGAGTTCATCGCCTATGCCAAACAGAATCCGGGCAAGGTGACGTTCTCCTCTTCCGGCGTCGGCACCGCCACGCATTTGGTCGCCGAGTTGTTCAAGACGGTTGCCGGCATCGAGATGCAGCATGTGCCCTACCGGGGCAGCGCGCCGGCATTGAACGACATGATCGCAGGGCGCGTCGACGTGATGTTCGATTATCCGGTTTCGGTCGGCCCCCATATCGAGGCCGGCAAGCTGAAGCTGCTGGCGACCACCGCGCCGGAACGCCTGCGTGCGTTTCCGAACGTGCCGACGATGGCCGAACTCGGCATGAAGGACATGACCACCCAGAGCTGGTCCTCGATCATGGTGCCCGCCGGCACGCCCGCGGCGGTGGTCGACAGACTGGCGGAAGCCGCGCACGCGGCGCTGACGTCGCAACGCGTGCGCACGCATTTCGAAAAGGTCGGCACCCGCCCGATGACGTTGCAGAAGGCCGAGATGATTCCCTTCATCGAGAAGGAGATCAAACGCTGGGGCGATGTGATCGAGCGGGCAGGGCTGGAGAAGCAGTAG